Part of the Triticum urartu cultivar G1812 chromosome 2, Tu2.1, whole genome shotgun sequence genome, CGACCCCGCATAAATTTCTTCCCATCCGCTCGCCGGACCAAATCCTAGCCACTTCACTTCCCTTCCCTCCGCCACCCAAGCTCGTCTCCGGCTCCTTCCAACCTTCTCCGGCATGGTGGGAAGCGAATCCGAGTCCTTTACCTCCAGATCCGTTGACCCCGAGCTTATCCTGCACGTCCCCGAGGAGGAGATGGTTGTCCGGCTTGCGCTCCGCCGCGCCCGGGGAGGAGACCCGTGGACGGCTGCACTCGGACTCCATCCGTCGGGAATCCATTGTGTCCGTCCAAATGGGGCATGGATCCGGCGCTAGGCCGGCCATAGCTATGTCACCGGAGGCCGTGCGGTCCGTCTGCCGTTTGAACGTGTTGGCGGACGCGCAACCCCTCCGGTAGCGCGCCGAGCATCGGGACGCACCATAGACCTCGTCCGATGAGGCCATGGCACGGTGTGCCCGCCGTGCAAGGCACCGGGCACGGGAGGCGGCGGACGTCGGCGAGGTGGAGTCGCATTCTCCGACGCCTCGTATGGCGCATCAGTCCGGGCGCCGCAACCACGTCATGGTGGACGTCGGCGGCTCGTCTCCGGACGGATCCATCATTGATCTGGCGTCCACCGGTACTGTTCGGGTTCCGGTCTCTGACGAGGAAGAGTAGGGCATGAGAGATGGCGGGGCCTTGAGTCTTGTGAGCCAGCTCGTGTCCCATGACCTACCCTACCTTGCCGGTGACTGGCCCAACATTCCAAGGAGCGCAGCCGGCCGTTGGATATGGCCAAAGCGGAGCCGGGCGAGCGGGGAGCGGAACCGGACGAGCTCTGCGTAGATTAGGTTTCACGTTGCATGTAATAATATGAATTTGAGGTTTCTAATCTGGGGTATCCCGATGTGGAATGCATTTTTTGAAGGGCATCGATCATTGTTCGCGGACGCGCCCAAGTATGGCTGTAGATGCTCTACCTCACTCGAGCAAGACAATGCGAAAATAACTcgtggggtgtgtgtgtgtgtgtggggggggggggggggggggggggggggggtctacTAGAGATTTTATGCCATTAACCAAACACGCCCCTAAAGACAGGGATCTTTGAACGGAGGACAATATTGAGTCTTGCAAGCTACAATCTGAAGCAACGAGTTCAACGCTGCCTTGCAAGCTACAATCTGAAGAGCCTGACTCGTGGCGATCGGCCGGTACAATTGCACCGGCTAACTTTCGTTCCCTCCAGCTCAAGGAACAGAACCAGGCAGGAAAGAAGCGCACACCTGGGTACACGAGGCGTGCCCATGACGGCGGGAGCGCGGATCGCAACCTGTGCCGCCGCCGGGCGACACGGGCACCTGCTGCTCCGCTCGCTGAGGAGCGATGAGAAGGGTGTGAAGTGTGAAGTGCCCTGCTCAGCCCGATGATTCAGGGGAGGGGAAGCAGCGCACGCCGCCATGCCGGGCGCGAAGGGAGCCCGCCGCGTCGCCGTCCGACGAAAGGTGAAAGACCGACAGCACGAATATACACGAGGCAGGGGCGTCACGTACGTACGACACGCAGGTGCCGCGAGCGCGCGCAGCCCTCGCCAAGCGTACGAGCAAGAGCCGGCAGCCAAGCAAAGCTCGTTGTGCGACCTTCGTTTGCGTGGACCAGCGCTCGGGTTCTTCTGGTGCACGTACTATAATTCTACCCTGCTATCTTACTCCACACCCAGTCATCCACcagctaccatcaaatcaagcaGTGAATTAGGAGTACTTCCTTTtccttttgttttgttttgcggGGGAGTACTTGCTTTTCCTTGATCACTACTAGAGGATACAACAGTGGCGGGAGGTCCCTCTCCGCGTCCTGCACGGCAGCTACTGGCGATTCGTGGCAAGCCTCCTTGTCGTTATCTTCTTTCCCACTCTGTCTGCCCGGTTTCACTCCACCTAACTGTTGCCGCGGGCCTCCTTGGGCCGTTCCTTGTCCAGGCGCACAAGGCCTGGCAAACGGACCGCCTTAGAACATTACTAGTACAATTCTCAAACTCTCAAATCCTTAAAAGCAGTTTTAAGAGTTGAGAAGTATCACTTTTTGACACTTTTAAGGATTAAAAAACAGGGACAAATACTAGAACCCTCAAATCCAACCCTTAAACTGCTTTAAGGATTGGATTTGAGGGTTCTAGTCTTTGCCTCAACCCCAATTTTTAAATCTATCATTTGACATCTCACAATTTATGACAACAAAAACACAATCAACTTCCAAACAAACTACTAAATGACAATCATTGATGTCATTTGACATCTCACAATTTATGACAACAAGAACACAATCAACTTCCAAACAAACTACCAAATGACAATCATTGATGCATGGTTTAATAGTTTACATCACAAAAtcatcatcttcctcctctcATCGGCACCATCACCAAAAAGTTGCACCTCGACGCCATCTCCTAGACCACATGCGGGCtccatcaagcatctccatgggcacTGGTGGAGTCGTACACACCGCCATGCCACAACTACTCATCGGAGTGTCACCTCGAAAAGTAGAGGACGCAACACGGAACATTCTCTTCCTCTCCGCGATGTCCTCCTTGTAGTCCTTCCACCATTGCAATTGGTCTTGATCCATGTCCTTCTTGGACATCATCATGTGCTCTTTCTCTTCTACCATGAGTTCTTTCCATACCTTTGCCTCTTTGAGCTTGATCATCCTCTTCTCCAACTCGGCCTTGCGCTTTGCTTCTTCACGCTTTGCTTCAACTTGTGCAAGCTTGACCTCTTTCTTCTTCTCGGTGATAAGAAGCTTCGTCTCCAATGTCTTCGTTGTCAATTCCTCTCTTGCCTTCATCATGTGGTCCATCTTCTCCCTTAGGCTTGACGCCTCTTCTTCCATCTTCACCCTTAGCTTGCCCTTCTTGGTTCCCTCGGGCTTGCCCAAGTtcctctcctcctcatcttcactATCACCCATCCTAAGCATTGCCGACTTCTTGGGTGCGGTCTCTTGATCCCTCAAGTTCCACTTGTCAAAGGTTTGACGAATTGTCCAAGCATGCTTAAATGGGAATGGCTTGCCCTTGGAAGCGGCCATCTCCTTGTACCTCATGCCGGCAATTGTCTCCTATCAACCACACATAAATCACATAAGAACCCACCAATATCATAGTACACACACATAATTAAAATAGTGAAGAAATATGTACTCACATAGTCACTCTCCACGGTTCCACTAGGTGGTGCATCCCTCACTTGGTCCATGACCGCACTCCAACGAGCACAAGCGGGCTTCATCAACTCCCACCGGCCTTGAAGCGACCGGTAAGTGCGAGAGATGAACCCACTATTCTTCGGCTTGATCCTACAATAGGTGTCCTCGATCCTTTGCCAATACCGTTTACCGGTTTGATCGGTGCCGGTGGTTGCATCCATTCCCACAGCTGCCCAAGCACGAACCAAGAGGATATCTTCCGCCTCGGTGTAGTTTGTCGACCGCGCGTGTGGGCGGGAAACGGCGGTGAATGCCTCCTCCCCTATctcggccacctcctcctcgtcatcacctTCATCCTCCTCATCTTCCTCTAAGTCGTCACCAACCCTAAAGGGTTCGAGAGGCGGAGCCCCGAGGTCCACCTCCGCGTTTTGGAGGAGGTCCATGAACGAGGATGGGGTTGCCATTTTCTCGAACACCTCGTGCGCGGCAGGAGGAGGTTCGGCCACGGCGACGAAAGGAGCaggggaggcggcgggggcgggcgaggcgggcgcggcggtggcggggccctccatggccggcgcggcaggaggcggcgggaggcggcgggaGGGGGAGGCCGGAAGGAGGAGGAAGTTTCCTCCCGCGCGAGGAAGGAGGAGGAGTGCGGGTTGGGGGGAGATTTCCCTCTCAACCCCTACTTCTACAGGTTGCAAACTGGTTTGAGGGTTGGACCTCTAATTTTTTTTTACGGGTTTGAGGATTTAGAGGTTCTAGTCTACGGTGTTTTTTCGGCGAAAACTGTAAAAAAAAGGCGGTTATTTTTAGGGGTTTGAGGGTTTGAGGGCTCTACTAGACTTGCTCTTACGCCATCGAAACGGCACTTGTGTCCGCGCATGCGGCATAAGAGCGTCTCAAACACCCctcaaaaagaaaagaaaaaagagcACCTCAAACAGCTGCCAATTCTCAAAAAAAAACTCCAGCAGCTAAAAAAAATCAGTCGAAACAGAATTTAGAGTACAAAAAATATTTTTTAGGGCACTAAAAAAATGGTCTTTTAACATCTGCCTTAAGACAGAGCACTCATCCACACATTGTTTTTCAAACGAACCTCCAAACTAGTTGATCACATTGCATACTCCAATACATTCAGACAGTGTTGTGCATCTGGACATGGCCTATTGATTACTTCCAAACATTCAAATTTTTGAACATGCAACGATCTAAACATCCATACATGCATACTTAAACATAGTATTCCTACAGACACACTACACCTCTACACACATACTACTTATCATTTGTCAGGCTGTGTGTCGACAGTGTTGCAAAGCGCCATGGTCTCCTCCTCAGAGGTATTGAACTCCTCAATCTCATCCTCGGACTCAGCCTTGAACCACTCCGCTTCTGCCTGCACGAGGTGCGGAATTTCCACGGTGGCCTTTGCCATCACCGCCTCATCGCTCTCCCGGGTGTCCTGCTACTCCAGGATGGTGCGGGTGTCCCTCTTCACCGCACATGATACAATATTCATTGGTGAACCGATGAACTCCGTCGCCTCACGGGATTCGATTTCCGGGAAGTTCATCTCGCTCCGCGTCCGGCCGAACCACCAACACACGACGTCGAACGCGGACGGGGCGATATCCGTTGTGTCAAAGGTACCAAGCCAGTGGCGCTGGTCGTCGCACTGTAGCTCGGCGACCGTAGCGGCCAAAGTCTCGTAGTCGGATGACACGAATGTCTTGCTCTTCAACGTGCGTGTGGATGACATCCTCGGCGGTGGGGTGGCGGAATCTGGCGGATTCAGTGGCAGGCGGTGCAACGGTGGCAGAATCGCCCAGATTTGGCCGCGCGACAATGGTGGAGGTGGTGGACAAATAGGGCACTGCGGGGGGCGATTGGGTCGATGTGGCAGTGCGACGACGACAGGGGATGGTGGATCCGGTGTCCGCGCGGTGCGGCGGTCATGGAATCAGTCAATTCTAGATGGATTTGGTAGCGGCTGCGGCACGGGAGGGGGAGCGACGGGCGCGCGGTTGCGGCGGGAAATCACTGGGGGCGGTTGGCTACTTTTTTTTTCGTCTAGCGGGAGCAGGGTTGTTGTCGTCTATTTGCAGTACATATGGTTGTATTTGGGGCTGAGCAAAAATTTTGGAGCAAATTTTATAAATAGGGAGGCTGTTGGAGGGCCGTTTTTAGCTCAAAATACCCTAAAACAGTTACACTCTATTACAGGGCAGCTTAATACTTAATGAAAAGGACATAAGGCTATATGTTTGCTTGTCCCTACATATTCCGCCTTTCTTCGTTCTAATTTTCCCTCCTATCTCTAATTTTTTGGGTCGGTTTTTCCCTAAAAACCAGCTCAAGTATCTCACTTGTTATCGACTTCTAAAATAAAATTTTGCTTTGTTTGATAAGTCAAATTAGTACATATGTATGTAATAAATGTTTATCAAATAAAATCCGTTTTTACactatcaaaataatataagaAGATAAATCAGAGACTTACCTAGTACTCCCTCCAATAGGAAAAAAGTGTCTCAACTGTAAACTAAGGTTGAACCTCAGCTTTGAACTACGGTTGGTTCAAACCTTAGTTCAAAGCTGAGACACTTTTTTCCGATCGGAGGGAATATTATATCTATGCCACAATTTAAAAGTGTGGACTATGTTTTATGAAATAAAAATTTGATTGAGTTatcagaaaaagaaagaaaagaaatttGATTGCTCGGGTCGGGTGGATCTTTCGTCCCTCCTTCCTTCGTCCCATCAGTAATGTCGGGTCAGAGTCTCGAAGTTAATGGGGCTAGACGAACACTGACTGCTCGGTGGCCCCCGCAAAAGATCAAATCTACCGGAGGTATCTACCGATTGGCCGTGGTGCATCCAGCCCGCGCAGCGCTGCCGCCAGCCTCAGAAACGCAAACCGCGCCACGCAGCCGCAGCCGCGCACACACACATTTACGCCCGCGCGCGCCTCACAGTTACTTCACCTACTGCTTCCACGGCTCCGGCCTCCGGCCACGTCGCGAGGGCAAGGGCAGCCACACATATGGCGGAATGCGCCGCAGCGGCAGGCCACGCTCACCTCGCAGCCACCATAGGCGAGCCCCTTCCATCTCCTTCCCCTGCTCCCCCTAACGTGTCCGCCTCTTCCCCCAACCGTCCCCCACCTCCCCCCATCTTTTAATCTCCCCCCGCCCCCGGCCTCGTTATATTGGGGTCAGCAAGGCAGCAGACGACCGGTGTTTGCCAAGGGATCAAGAATCATTGCTGTTCTAGCTAGCTTCCATTGGCCTGGGTAATTAGTGTGTGTTGCTTGATCTGCTGCATGGCATACTCCGGCGACGTCGAGGAGGTGCCGGAGCACGGAGCGGCTCACCCGGCCGAGGCATGCACGGGCGGCTTGGCGGAGGAAAGCCGGCCGGTCGCGGCCGACGCTACGTCCTCCGATCACcgtgcggcggtggcggcgcaAGATCAAGCTGGAAGAATATCCACGTCCAAGGAGAAGCGGGAGGCGGGGAAGCTGCTGCAGCCAGCGgacaaggaggaggaaggggaGACCGCGCGGGAAAGGCTGAAGCGGCACAGGCGGGAGATGGCGGGGAGGGTGTGGGTGCCGGAGATGTGGGGGCAGGAGAAGCTGCTCAAGGACTGGATGGACTGCTCCGCCTTCGACCGCCCGCTCGTGCCGGCCGGCTTGCTCACTGCGCGCCGGGCGCTCGTCGCCGAGTCCTGCGCGCGCCGCCCGGCCCCGGCACCACCTGCCAGCTCCAGCCCTCTCCGGGTGCAAGACGGCTGCTCCTGAGCTACTGCTTCACCTCTACATCTACATGCACATATGCCTAGCTTCTTCTTGCTCAAATAAGATACTGTCCTTCTTGTTTCCGAGTTATGAAGGTCGATCTTTTTGTGGTTTAATGGTGATGATGTGAAGATTACATTTACATTTCAGCTTATTTAGCTTATATATACTGCCAATAATTCAGAAACGATACGGTTGATGCAAAATTTTAGCTAGTGATGATCGATCGAGGAGCGTTGTTCTCCAAGTCTCTGTAGATAGATGTGTATGTTGTGCTTGATGATGTTGCTAGTATTGTTAAGAGCCATATCATATGTAGTACTAGCTACCACCTTTGATTAGACAGTTCGGTGAAAATAATAATATCTATGGACTTTAACGAGTCAATACGATTGGGTTGCAGGTATAGATCGCCATAAAGCTCAGGATCGAATTAATTTGTGCTCGTTGTTTCGTCCAGGTGAACCTTTTCAAACACTAGTGACGTGGTTTCATGCCATTCTTTcgtttcttcttctccttttgAGGAACAGATTCTCGCCTCTTTCGTTGGTTGTAAGTGGCCACTGCTCGTTTGGCATTAACCACGTGACCTAGATAGTGCATGTTACGCGCATACCCTTGCTAGTACCTAGTAGCTCAAAAGCATATGTAATTCGAAACTACTCTGCGGCCGGCCGGCACTATGTGCCCGATTTGCAGGCGACACTTCATCCAGGGGCTCTGGTCTTAAACACACTTGGTTCAAACCGTACAGGAATCTTTGCTAGCCAATTGCTGCTTCTAGAAGTTTCATATATATGGGCGTGCGTGGTCAGTTTGATATGATCGTGGAGTAAGGTGTGCCACGTACTGAATCGGCCTGTAGGACTCCTGTTAGCCTGCTACTGCATCATGCGTGTGCTTCGTTTAGAATTTAAGTGCAGAAATCTACACAGTAATTACCAACCACTTATTTAGATGACTCTGAACATATACGTATGCAACCACACATTGTGACTGCCCAGCCATCCTTATTCGAATAGAGATAATCACAGCCCTGCTGAATTCATCCCAGATTTACCGGCCCTATTGTAAGCAAATTAAACTATACTGTATGTGTTTGCTTTGAACTTCGGACTAGATATAGATAGTTAACTTCTACTCCTTGTGTACCGAAATAGTTGTCGCTGGAGTAGCTGAACACTCAGAGGGAGTATGATGTAGAACAATGCAACAACTCTTCTGCAAACCTAACCAAGCTTTTATTCATggaaataaaaataattaatggggTGCATAACAAGGAATGATGTTTGTACGATGTTCTGTTTGCCGGCCATTTTTTTAAATGTGCATGGTTGTGTTGGTTGTGTGCAATCTAGTCATGCCAAGATGGCAAGATCAGTTCTGAATTCGTTTTGATAGTATTCGCTTGATGCGACACTATAAGTCAATAAAATCACTCTGTCGAACAAAAAACAAGGAACGCTGCATTGTATTTCATAGTATTTGTCTTACTGAGGGTTAGTATTTTTCATATATGCGTACAAGTTTGCACATGAAATTCCAGTACTATACTTCTTTTCTTTCTTTACTTTTTCAGCTTGACTTTTCAACGCCTTTGAGGTATTATTAATTCCATAATTTTACATTAATTCATGCTAGTAGTATTACAACATAATTAAAAGAAGCATGCACATTACTCCCttcgtccggaaatacttgtcctagaaatggataaaattgatgtatctacaactaaaataagtctagatacaaccatttggaggacaagtatttccggataGAGGAAGTATAATTTTATATGTCCAATCTTACAGACTGTTTAGGGAACATTTAATGATTACCAAAACCCCTACTTATCCCGACTAAGCACACTCGAAGCAGCTATCAAGATCCAGTCAACACAAGTAAGTCTTTGTCATCAACAATTCAACAAAGGAAAAGAGATAAAAAATATTGAGTCAGCGAGAGAAGGAGAAGAAAAGAAGGCCTAGTGAAGAAAGCCCACCAAGGCAAAAGGGTTGACTAGTCAACCATAGACTAGTGGGCCAATATTAGCTCTCATACCCTTCATGCGACACTATTAAGTCAATCCAAGGTGGGTTGTGTGCATGGCTGTGTTGGTTGTGTGCAATCTAGTCATGCCAAGATCGGTTGTAAATTCGTTTTGATAGTATTCCCTTCATGCGACACTATTAAGTCAATAAAATCACTCTCTATCGAAGGAAAAACAAAGAACACCGCATTGTATTTCATAGTATTTGTCTTATTGAGGACTAGTATTTTTCATATGCGCGTACAAGTTTGCACATGAAATTCCAATACTATACttcttttcttttactttttctTCTTGAATTTTCAACACCTTTGAGGTGTTACTTCCATAATTTTACATTAAGTCATGCTAATAATATTACGACACAAATAAAAGAAGTATGGCATCATTAATATGTAATTTATATATCCACCAATCTTACAAACTGTTGAGGGTAATTAATGATTACCAAAAAACCCACTTATCCCGACTAAGCACACTAAAAGCAAATGAAGATAAGTCAACACAAGTAAGTATTTGTCATCAACAATTCAACAAAAGCGAAAAAGATGGGAAGATCGAGTCGGCGAGAGAAGGAGAATCAAAGAAGCCCAAGTGAAGAAGGATGCCCATGAAGAAAGCCCACCATGGCAAAAAGGTTGACTACTCAACCATAGACTCATGGGCCAAGATTAGCTCTCATACCCTTCC contains:
- the LOC125538032 gene encoding protein BIC1-like, with translation MAYSGDVEEVPEHGAAHPAEACTGGLAEESRPVAADATSSDHRAAVAAQDQAGRISTSKEKREAGKLLQPADKEEEGETARERLKRHRREMAGRVWVPEMWGQEKLLKDWMDCSAFDRPLVPAGLLTARRALVAESCARRPAPAPPASSSPLRVQDGCS